The proteins below are encoded in one region of Bosea sp. BIWAKO-01:
- a CDS encoding heme-copper oxidase subunit III family protein, whose protein sequence is MNELSPTVLKPGSTHPAGWNSIVADWSSDQRAFKTASWGKAMMWIFLLSDTFIFGTFLISYMTVRMSTVIPWPNPSEVFALEIGGHHLPLILIAIMTFVLISSSGTMAMAVNFGYRRDRRKTAILMLLTALLGASFVGMQAFEWSKLIAEGVRPWGNPWGAEQFGSSFFMITGFHGTHVTIGVIFLLVIARKVWRGDFDQERRGFFTSRKGRYEIVEITGLYWHFVDLVWVFIFALFYLW, encoded by the coding sequence ATGAACGAGCTATCGCCGACCGTCCTGAAGCCCGGAAGCACGCATCCCGCCGGCTGGAACAGTATCGTCGCGGACTGGTCCTCGGATCAGCGGGCGTTCAAGACGGCCTCCTGGGGGAAGGCCATGATGTGGATCTTCCTGCTCAGCGACACCTTCATCTTCGGGACCTTCCTGATCTCCTACATGACGGTGAGGATGTCGACCGTCATACCCTGGCCCAATCCGAGCGAAGTCTTCGCACTCGAGATCGGCGGCCACCACTTGCCGCTGATCCTGATCGCCATCATGACCTTCGTGCTGATCAGCAGCAGCGGCACCATGGCGATGGCGGTCAATTTCGGCTACCGGCGCGACCGTCGGAAGACCGCCATCCTGATGCTGCTGACCGCCCTGCTCGGCGCGAGCTTCGTCGGCATGCAGGCTTTCGAATGGTCGAAGCTGATCGCGGAAGGGGTCCGTCCCTGGGGCAATCCCTGGGGCGCCGAGCAATTCGGTTCGAGCTTCTTCATGATCACAGGCTTCCACGGCACCCATGTCACGATCGGCGTGATCTTCCTGCTCGTCATCGCGCGGAAGGTCTGGCGGGGCGATTTCGACCAGGAGCGCCGCGGATTCTTCACGAGCCGGAAGGGCCGCTACGAGATCGTCGAGATCACCGGCCTGTACTGGCACTTCGTCGACCTGGTCTGGGTGTTCATCTTCGCGCTGTTCTATCTCTGGTGA
- a CDS encoding cytochrome C oxidase subunit IV family protein: protein MAQSNTPHGDTKQHPIRLYLVVWAWLFILSACSYMVDYLGLVGYLRWSLILLFMALKAGLIIAVFMHMAWERLALSYAILLPPVVLMVFVAIMVLEAHYTLLTRLAFFATS, encoded by the coding sequence ATGGCTCAGTCAAATACTCCGCATGGCGATACAAAGCAGCATCCCATCCGGCTTTATCTCGTCGTCTGGGCGTGGTTGTTCATCCTCAGCGCCTGCTCCTACATGGTCGATTATTTAGGCCTTGTCGGCTACTTGCGCTGGTCGCTGATCCTGCTCTTCATGGCGTTGAAGGCAGGGTTGATCATCGCGGTCTTCATGCACATGGCCTGGGAGCGCCTGGCACTCTCCTACGCGATCCTGCTGCCGCCTGTCGTGCTGATGGTCTTCGTCGCGATCATGGTCCTGGAAGCGCACTACACGCTCTTGACCCGACTGGCGTTCTTCGCGACGAGCTGA
- a CDS encoding cytochrome c oxidase subunit 3: MFVIVLFMILMATLAGWWLSHQRLAAKPWLEVGVIDEARDTRPRSPVIAKLGLGAFLAVAGSLFALLISAYSMRMSMADWRSLPMPIVLWFNTGLLMLASVALHSAVIAARCDEPASIRSGLLAAGVCSLAFLAGQVLAWRELAAAGYFNAANPASAFFYLVTAIHGLHMLGGLVALGRTTIRSFDPGGGTPQASGALRLSVELCAIYWHFLLLVWLVLFSLLMRWTDDLIEICRGLLS, translated from the coding sequence GTGTTCGTCATCGTCCTGTTCATGATCCTGATGGCAACGCTCGCCGGCTGGTGGCTGTCGCATCAGCGGCTGGCGGCCAAGCCCTGGCTCGAAGTCGGGGTCATCGACGAGGCCCGAGATACCAGGCCGCGATCCCCGGTGATCGCCAAGCTCGGCCTCGGCGCCTTCCTCGCGGTCGCCGGCTCGCTCTTCGCGCTCCTGATCAGTGCCTATTCAATGCGCATGAGCATGGCGGACTGGCGCTCGCTGCCGATGCCGATCGTGCTCTGGTTCAACACCGGGCTGCTGATGCTCGCCAGTGTCGCCCTGCATTCGGCGGTGATCGCAGCGCGCTGCGACGAACCAGCGAGCATCCGCTCCGGGCTGCTGGCTGCAGGGGTGTGCTCGCTCGCTTTCCTGGCCGGACAAGTGCTCGCCTGGCGCGAACTCGCGGCTGCCGGCTATTTCAACGCGGCGAACCCGGCCAGCGCCTTCTTCTATCTGGTCACGGCAATCCATGGCCTGCACATGCTTGGAGGTCTCGTGGCGTTGGGGCGGACGACGATCCGGTCCTTCGACCCAGGCGGAGGTACCCCGCAGGCATCCGGCGCTTTGCGCCTGAGCGTCGAGCTCTGCGCGATTTACTGGCATTTCCTGCTGCTGGTCTGGCTCGTTCTCTTCAGCCTGCTGATGCGCTGGACCGACGACCTGATCGAGATTTGTCGCGGATTACTGAGCTAG